Proteins encoded together in one Anguilla anguilla isolate fAngAng1 chromosome 9, fAngAng1.pri, whole genome shotgun sequence window:
- the kdm6ba gene encoding LOW QUALITY PROTEIN: lysine-specific demethylase 6B (The sequence of the model RefSeq protein was modified relative to this genomic sequence to represent the inferred CDS: deleted 2 bases in 2 codons), with product MHHPAEQFCGRGIRDSAPLDGLNHGSWPPASSRAWAPPSWCSGAVNQSQSLPHPRQSHAKGLHHPSSFHNGQSARGRDKPELGKVSGQALPWEQRQPRPWEQQPGLHQDYNSRPGGSAHSSPHQYGGPHQYPRHQAPPPMGDVWNHTQQPRGIPGQKRPAASQDDQAPPPRHAPPPDGSPGPKRQRHSSNEQRYFAPNCYPHPHSHYSPHKPRFWNPPHKGGVSWNPPDRRSGPADFQDCFKPGFRGFWNRPPPPRPSHHGHRDRIAPPPQAADGHSRNRPLPSPATTPLCLIATPPTGPSKSGAPPLYLSTATPPRGGDSRAGRTSTRWIGGAVGWGWNLRFRTGTDLGMGGVLGHTSTSAPHRPPPCLERSRPQTPPSASVCPPLPCPRTLSSPDTSTARTHQQQPLPPPSLPPPLHPALGCSTPPGSAANGSDRPPQHRPPAASSSLLALSPAPTHPQQCLEEAQDKRNAEPEERGRERGRRGEQGKEKEKKKEREKGEQDKMREGVEGHSSKGKKGRGLETHPSKYSTSRAPPLNRIGQEMQRENEGRRRGVSPGPSTQNTSGIPPPRSDGHAPSRSEPRLLPSPRAPELLPISKPLCRDDPPASPPLLSRQGSPESSPHEEEEEEEVMVRPTVLASPTSTPPMTPPLSQPVQSDHQITQPGTGTGPAPQQRPPPRPHPLQRNVSAVLKSLASVLQQQRHAHRGGPFGRALPPAKHASSLSLAPDHRGEGAELKQKHGEVDRRSQTRGEERPHSSSSSSSPALGVRCAVLLTRHPCPAATKERKGAGQRHREGERERGGDKEREKEREKEREKEERHQKEKEQDKEREERGQKEKERWQKEKERGQKEKERESDKERERKERQTGRRKEVQRSRGKERRKKDKGKKEGAPVCSPPLQSSCSAPGREVRKVLGTLDLQGREARGAREREKGTHSREKSKEEEPRPAVTVPTTATMATITMATSSTMPTVTPATSSTMPTVSPATSSTMPTVSPATSSTMPTVTPATCSTMPTFTTATSSTMPTVTPATSSTIPTITTATSSNMPTVSPATSSTMPTVTPATSSTMPTVTPAISSTMPTVTPATSSTTAAVTTMTISTVTTTMATITTATAVTAAAKHITVASSGTGTTRPALGVAEFLKLKGLSFGPPRELKIRLIKVESGVGKTFITREEEEKIIPLAQISIKNTASEVIRACRGAKVKGKFRESYLLPAFSVKPALSSEQPIARHRLSPPTPSIYLESKRDAFSPVLLQFCTNPRNPVTVIRGLAGSLRLNLGLFSTKSLVEANAEHAVEVRTQVQQPADQNWDPSGSSQTWPCESSRSHTTIAKYAQYQASSFQESLQEEKNSEDEDEEEEEESPPPDSTSNTNPTSTEQKQVGKIIKFGTNIDLSDPKRWKLQLQELLKLPSFMRVSSSGNMLSHVGHTILGMNTVQLYMKVPGSRTPGHQENNNFCSVNINIGPGDCEWFAVHENYWEAISDFCEKHGVDYLTGSWWPVLEDLYRVGIPVYRFIQRPGDLVWINAGTVHWVQAVGWCNNIAWNVGPINSHQYQLALERFEWNQVKKVKSIVPMIHVSWNIARTIKITDPDTHKLIKHCLLQSMKHIQVLRDQLVAKGKKISYQSRVKDEPAYYCNECDVEVFDLLFVTSESGSRKSYMVHCEDCASQLSPSLAGVVVLEQYRIEHLMSTYDTFTLAPPPSSR from the exons ATGCATCACCCTGCAGAGCAGTTTTGTGGGCGTGGCATACGGGACTCCGCCCCCCTGGACGGACTGAACCATGGATCATGGCCTCCAGCAAGCAGTCGTGCCTGGGCCCCTCCCTCCTG GTGCTCTGGTGCTGTCAATCAATCTCagtccctcccccacccacgtCAGAGTCACGCCAAAGGCCTGCACCATCCCAGCAGCTTCCATAACGG GCAATCAGCAAGGGGCAGGGACAAGCCTGAGCTGGGGAAGGTGAGTGGCCAGGCGTTGCCATGGGAGCAGAGGCAGCCCCGCCCCTGGGAGCAGCAGCCTGGCCTCCATCAGGATTATAACTCAAGACCAGGAGGCTCCGCCCATTCCAGCCCTCACCAG tatggAGGCCCTCATCAGTATCCCCGCCatcaagccccgcccccgatGGGGGACGTGTGGAATCACACTCAGCAG cccagggGAATTCCAGGGCAGAAACGCCCTGCAGCATCCCAGGATgatcaggctccgcccccccgccatgccccgccccctgatgGCAGCCCAGGACCCAAGAGGCAGAGGCACTCCAGCAATGAGCAG CGTTACTTTGCTCCAAACtgctacccccacccccactcccactacTCGCCCCACAAACCAAGGTTCTGGAACCCTCCGCACAAAGGGGGTGTGTCCTGGAACCCACCTGACAGGAGGAGCGGCCCTGCAGACTTCCAG GACTGTTTCAAGCCCGGTTTTAGGGGATTTTGGAACAGGCCGCCTCCACCACGCCCATCTCATCATGGCCACCGTGACCGGATTGCTCCGCCCCCTCAAGCCGCTGATGGGCACAGCAGgaacaggcccctcccctcaccaGCA ACCACACCACTGTGCCTTATAGCCacgccccctactggccccAGCAAGAGCGGAGCTCCCCCACTGTACCTCAGCACTGCCACGCCCCCGAGGGGCGGCGACAGCAGGGCAGGCAGGACAAGCACAcgctg gatcgggggggcagtggggtggggctggAATCTCAGGTTCAGAACAGGCACAGATTTGGGGATGGGAGGGGTCCTGGGGCACACCAGCACCTCAGCcccccacagaccccccccctgcCTGGAGCGCAGCCGgccccaaacacccccctctgcctccgtctgcccccccctgccctgccctcgAACCCTGAGCAGTCCTGACACCAGCACTGCCAGGACCCACCAGCAGCAGCCCCTgccgcccccctctctgccccctcccttgcACCCCGCCCTCGGCTGCTCCACCCCCCCAGGTTCAGCGGCCAATGGAAGTGACAGACCCCCCCAGCACCGCCCCCCAGCTGCAAGCTCCTCCCTCCTggccctcagccccgcccccacgcacCCACAGCAGTGTTTAGAGGAGGCGCAGGACAAACGGAACGCTGAgccggaggagagagggagggagagagggaggagaggagagcaggggaaggagaaggaaaagaagaaggaaagggagaagggagagcaGGATAAAATGAGAGAAGGAGTGGAGGGGCACAGTAGCAAGGGTAAAAAGGGGAGGGGTCTGGAGACCCACCCCTCCAAATACTCCACCTCAAGAGCCCCACCCCTCAACAGGATTGGCCAGGAGatgcagagagaaaatgaagggaggagaagaggggtGTCACCAGGCCCCTCCACACAGAATACCTCAGGgatccccccaccccgcagtgatggccacgccccctccaggtcagagccccgcctcctgccctCCCCCAGGGCCCCAGAGCTCCTCCCCATCTCCAAGCCGCTCTGCCGGGACGacccccccgccagc ccccccctgtTGAGCCGCCAGGGCTCTCCAGAATCCTCACCccatgaggaagaggaggaggaggaggtgatggTGAGGCCAACTGTGCTGGCCAGCCCCACGTCCACTCCACCCATGACTCCACCCCTCTCCCAACCCGTCCAATCAGATCATCAGATCACCCAGCCAGGGACAggcactggccccgccccccagcagaGACCGCCCCCGAGGCCGCACCCCCTCCAGAGGAACGTGAGCGCGGTGCTGAAGTCGCTGGCCTCCgtcctgcagcagcagagaCACGCCCACAGGGGAGGGCCATTCGGCAGAGCCCTGCCCCCAGCCAAACACGCCTCCTCGCTCTCATTGGCCCCAGAccacaggggagagggggcggagctaaaGCAGAAACACGGAGAGGTGGACAGGAGGAGCCAgacgagaggagaggagaggcctcactcttcatcctcctcttcctcccctgccctgggGGTGCGCTGTGCGGTCCTACTGACCCGACACCCCTGCCCCGCTGCAACCAAGGAGAGGAAGGGTGCAGGccagaggcacagagagggggaacgagagaggggaggagacaaggagagagagaaggagagggaaaaggagagagagaaagaggagagacatcagaaagagaaagaacaagacaaggagagagag gagagggggcagaaagagaaggagaggtggcagaaagagaaagagagggggcagaaggagaaagagagggaatcagacaaagagagagagaggaaagaaaggcAGACTGGCAGGAGGAAAGAGGTGCAGAGAAGCaggggaaaagagaggagaaaaaaggataaaggaaagaaagaagggGCACCTGTCTGCTCTCCACCCCTGCAGTCCAGCTGCAGCGCCCCCGGCAGGGAAGTCCGGAAGGTTTTGGGGACCCTGGACCTGCAGGGAAGGGAGGCCagaggagcgagggagagagagaagggcacaCATTCCAGAGAGAAGAGCAAAGAGGAGGAGCCCCGACCTGCCGTCACTGTGCCGACCACCGCCACCATGGCAActatcaccatggcaaccagctCCACCATGCCAACTGTCACCCCGGCAACCAGCTCCACCATGCCAACTGTCAGCCCGGCAACCAGCTCCACCATGCCAACTGTCAGCCCGGCAACCAGCTCCACCATGCCAACTGTCACCCCGGCAACCTGCTCCACCATGCCAACTTTCACCACAGCAACCAGCTCCACCATGCCAACTGTCACCCCGGCAACCAGCTCCACCATTCCAACTATCACCACGGCAACCAGCTCCAACATGCCAACTGTTAGCCCGGCAACCAGCTCCACCATGCCAACTGTCACCCCGGCAACCAGCTCCACCATGCCAACTGTCACCCCGGCAATCAGCTCCACCATGCCAACTGTCACCCCGGCAACCAGCTCCACCACGGCAGCTGTCACTACGATGACCATTTCCACAGTAACCACAACCATGGCAACCATCACCACAGCAACCGCAGTCACAGCAGCCGCAAAACACATCACCGTGGCGAGCTCCGGCACCGGCACCACGcgccccgccctgggcgtggcAGAGTTCCTGAAGCTGAAGGGCCTGTCCTTCGGCCCCCCGAGAGAGCTGAAGATCCGTCTCATCAAGGTGGAGAGCGGAGTCGGCAAGACCTTCATCACccgcgaggaagaggagaagatcATCCCGCTGGCCCAGATCAGCATCAAGAACACAGCCTCAGAGGTGATCCGGGCCTGcag GGGGGCCAAGGTGAAGGGGAAGTTTCGGGAGTCCTACCTGCTCCCAGCATTTTCGGTCAAGCCCGCCCTGAGCAGCGAGCAGCCAATCGCACGGCACAGACtcagcccccccacacccagcaTCTAT CTGGAGAGTAAGAGAGATGCGTTCTcacctgtgctgctgcagttttgcACCAACCCCAGGAATCCCGTTACTGTCATCAGGGGCCTGgcaggctctctgcgtctga ACCTGGGGCTGTTCTCCACGAAGTCGCTGGTGGAGGCGAACGCTGAGCATGCGGTGGAGGTGCGCACACAGGTGCAGCAGCCGGCCGACCAGAACTGGGACCCCAGTGGGTCCTCCCAAACCTGGCCCTGCGAGAGCAGCCGCTCCCACACCACCATCGCCAAGTACGCCCAGTACCAGGCCTCCAGCTTCCAGGAGAGTCTGCAG gaggaaaaaaacagtgaggatgaagatgaggaagaagaagaagaatctcCACCCCCAGATTCCACCTCCAACACCAATCCAACCAG tacgGAGCAGAAGCAAGTTGGGAAGATCATCAAGTTTGGTACGAACATTGACCTCTCTGACCCCAAAAG gtggaagctgcagctgcaggagctgctgaagCTGCCGTCCTTCATGCGCGTGTCCTCCAGCGGGAACATGCTGAGTCACGTGGGCCACACCATCCTGGGCATGAACACCGTGCAGCTCTACATGAAGGTCCCCGGAAGCCGCACgccag GGCACCAGGAGAATAATAACTTCTGTTCTGTGAACATTAACATTGGGCCGGGGGACTGCGAGTGGTTCGCTGTCCACGAGAACTACTGGGAGGCCATCAGCGACTTCTGTGAGAA GCACGGCGTAGACTACCTGACCGGGTCCTGGTGGCCGGTTCTGGAGGACCTGTACCGGGTAGGTATCCCAGTGTACCGCTTCATCCAGCGGCCGGGGGACCTGGTGTGGATCAACGCCGGGACGGTGCACTGGGTCCAGGCCGTGGGCTGGTGCAACAACATCGCCTGGAACGTGGGGCCAATCAACT CCCACCAGTACCAACTGGCCTTGGAGCGCTTCGAGTGGAACCAGGTGAAGAAGGTCAAGTCCATCGTCCCCATGATACACGTCAGCTGGAACATAGCCCGGACCATCAAGATCACAGACCCCGATACACACAAGCTCAtcaa aCACT